In Erigeron canadensis isolate Cc75 chromosome 8, C_canadensis_v1, whole genome shotgun sequence, the DNA window aaaatattttaggggATTATTACCTATTGATGTACGAGTAACTAACTATactaaaatgtctatgttatgtaaagattttgtaaaatgtctatgttagtaatgaactttcaaatcccgattattggatgtatctgatcaatcaaaaacttacacgtggCAGCTTATATCGGTTACATCTAATAACcagaatttgaaagttcattacattacataaacattttacgagatctttacataacatagacattttagcatagttagttacatccatAGGTAATGATCTcatattttagggatattttGGGTAGATTTGGTGTGTTAGttaagaatattttgaaagttaaaagtactttgggtattttaaaggtagaaagttgAAAAGAGATGAatgatagtttgttttataatagagtatagatatagatagtagTTGTATAGAATGTAGATATAGATGTGTTCACCTCAAATCAAGCTTGACCTTAGACTATGCAGAGCAAGGCGTTAATTTTCACTTTTCACGCAAAGGAACGCCCCGTACATTGCCCCAAGGGGTGTTCTGGAGAGAGAAAGGAGAAATGGCGTGAAATTTTGGACACCTCCAATTTCAAAGGAGAAAAGATCTGTTGCTTTTGGTCCCAcctcaacatcaacatcaacattagctttttgtctttctttttatctttttgtataatataatattaatatattaaagttttatttaattaaaaatatagaattGTATTAACTGTGGGTCCCTTGAGGGACAATAATATATAAGGCCTTGCTCCCACAAAAACTAGGGAACGTCCTTTGATAACTAGGCTGTCACGTGTTGCGAGACGCCCTTAGGAGGGGCTCAAAGGGAAGCCTTGCTCATCATAGTCTTATAAGACTTCAAATGAATCTAGCTTGAGCTTATATAAACTTGAGATTGaccagaaaaaaataaaatatataaagctagacaaaatttaaaaatgcataggaaaaaaaaaaatctaaaaatgagCAAACTTTAAAATCTATAAGGTTAGTTACAATAGGAACGTCGATGGGTCTTCGATGACTCCATCGATGCCGACACTATTGTTAGCAGGTCGTCGAGAGCCTTCTTCGTCAATCACCATCGACCCATTGAAAAGGTTGGACGAGAGAGAGTGAACGTGTGGGGGCACTTGTGagtttttttctccttttttattttttattttgttggctatcgtcgatatatatatatatgtgtgtgtgtgtgtgtatgtgtgtgtgtatgagtTGCAAGtgtctacatatatatataggggatggtaatataaggctatcgggtatttaagcttaggtgtggaacactcactaactaattttttaaaccataaatatcatgggggtccaagcatttattcattaaacaagaaataataaaatattggtatgtgaggggttccacacctaagcttaggtgtcggacaaccttatattcccttttccctatatatatatatatatatatatatatatatatatatatatatatatatgatagggaaaatgataaatcctcctaaccaatcctcttaaaaatcctcctaatatattcacttgttaacacatgtaatccatTAATTCTATTTCCTAACCTCAcccctgatttttcacatgtcctattaattaggaggatttgtAGGCTAATAacttaagaggattaatcattacccatatgatagtatatatatatagtactgaagaagatgaagacaatagctttgacttttaaaatttttctatcAATTTTCATTGAAGCCCAAAActtatataagtatttattataatccctaaacttttttattagtgttttttttttaaaattaatgtaGTGGTTTTGTTTTTAGTAATGTACGGAgtaatattgttttattttaaatagaagtaaattttatttatggataaatataaaataaaataaataaaagttgtggaaAAGGTGTCGAAGAGCCGTGAAAGAGGTGTTATTATTAATAAGTATGGAAGAGCCGGATATGGAGACAAAAGAAGTGTGAATGAAGATCCTATTAAGACTcgaaaagaatataaaaattcATGACATATTTTAGATTTCCATTGCCCTATCTTTACGTATTTTTTTAGCACCGCTTATAACTCGACTTGCATACAGCCTATATTTTTACCTTGTCTTCAAACACTCATATTCCCCTTTACACTAATAAAACTAATTTCAATTTAAGCAAAATAAAAGAATGATACCAATATAATTGTTTGTTGGAATCTTTAAGATTCACATATTTCATGTTCTAATTTTAAAATCAACATTGGTTCTTGATTCTTGAATATCAAGAAACTAAACCAAAAAAGAATTCAAATAACATGATCAACCTACCTATTAAAATCACATCACACTCCATATAAACCAAACCATTCCGTACTCACTACCACCACTACAATCATGGACACCACCCTGATCTTTGATACCTTTGAATTTATCAAAGTCCACGCAGACGGCTCTGTGGAGCGTTTCACACCCACTACTGCCCCGGCATCCCTAGACCTATACAATGGTTACAAGTGCAAAGATGTGTCCATAGACACACTAAAGCCAATAACTGCGCGAATATTCATCCCCTCCACCCCCACAAATGACACATTTCCAGTGTTGGTATATTTCCATGGTGGCGGTTTTTGTATTGGCTCTACCACATGGCTAGGCTACCACCATTTCCTTGGAGACCTTTGTGACACTTCCAAATGTATTGTTCTTTCGGTAGACTACCGCCTTGCCCCAGAATATAAGTTGCCAATTGCATACGAAGACTCGTACACTTCTCTCATCTGGCTAAGCCAACAAAAACAGATTGATTCTTGGCTCCAAAATGCTGATCTTTCACGGGTTTTTCTTTCAGGAGATAGTGCAGGAGGTAACATAGCTCACCATGTAGCCCTTAGAGCTATTCGGGATATAGAATGTCCTGTTCATATAAAAGGTATATTACCGATTCATCCTTACTTTGGAAGCGAGAAGAGGACTGAATTAGAGATGAAAGAAAGTTCCGTTGATGAAGTCAAATCCAATGATATGTTTTGGAGGCTGAGCATACCTGATGGATTGAACCGAGACTATGACTATTGCAACCTAGAAAAGATGGAGGTGTCAATGTCAGAATGGAGCCGGTTTCCTAATGTGCTTGTTTTTGTGGCAGAGTTGGATTTTCTGAAAGAAAGGGGAGTGACATATGCCgagtttttgaagaaaaaaggtGTACAAGTGAAACTCATTGAGACCAGAAAcgaaaaacatgtttttcatGTGTTTAGGCCTGATTTGCAACCGGCTCGGTTGTTACAGAAGCAAATCAGTGAGTTCATACACAGCGTTTGAATCTACTTGTTACAGAACATGCATGATTATGCTATAAAAAAATATCTGAACAATAAATGAGATATGAGATGATATAAaacttatttacatatattatattatgcttgaactttttaatatttacgtGTGAATCTAATGATCAAAGCCCGCTTATGAATCCTCAAAGCCGCTCAAGAAGCCTCCTACAAAGCCGGCTCCATTGCAATTTCCACATAGCATTTCTTTCTTGCCTCTGCAAGACGAATGACATGACAAATAGCTAAATGAAACGAAGATAAAGacattttaaaaaaccaaaGTACCAACACAGAAACCACAAAGAAAATAGCACCGCCATTTAGAGAAGTCTAAAAATGAGAACTGGACCAAATTACTCGGTTTCAGATTCTGTCTTGCTTCAGTTTTAACAGGCGTTGGTCAGGACAATTTTTGCTCAAGCTAAACCAGCATTATAATGactttttccaaaataaaaaactaacgaATAGTTAAAAAGAAGTTGATACCCGCAAAGCCAACATGAGTCCCCGGCTTTAAATTGTCCGTTA includes these proteins:
- the LOC122578212 gene encoding probable carboxylesterase 6, with the protein product MDTTLIFDTFEFIKVHADGSVERFTPTTAPASLDLYNGYKCKDVSIDTLKPITARIFIPSTPTNDTFPVLVYFHGGGFCIGSTTWLGYHHFLGDLCDTSKCIVLSVDYRLAPEYKLPIAYEDSYTSLIWLSQQKQIDSWLQNADLSRVFLSGDSAGGNIAHHVALRAIRDIECPVHIKGILPIHPYFGSEKRTELEMKESSVDEVKSNDMFWRLSIPDGLNRDYDYCNLEKMEVSMSEWSRFPNVLVFVAELDFLKERGVTYAEFLKKKGVQVKLIETRNEKHVFHVFRPDLQPARLLQKQISEFIHSV